A section of the Mesorhizobium loti genome encodes:
- a CDS encoding SAM-dependent methyltransferase, whose amino-acid sequence MDATERAARIVRTVIEALKPGFAVRLWTGERIGPAEGPVLAINDQDIVWQLARRPNFSTLLEMWISRTIDVEDGSLFDLYALPSKGKLRLKALPKLAILRDLPAVLFSRRQMTKRADLTGRNPFVSGSNKQAIEHHYDISNAFYRLFLDERMVYTCAYFTDFANGIDQAQKDKLDHICRKLRLKPGDRLLDIGCGWGAMLIHAAKHYGAIGHGVSLSEEQTRLARERIRAEGLEDKITIDIKSYTELDGSYDKISSIGMFEAVGLANHATYFSTVHRLLKPGGIYLHHAITRRGKGGTRKTLRKGAEYKALIKYIFPGGEVDTIGMTTGNLEAHGFLVADVENLREHYARTCRLWAERLHARFDEAIAEVGEPKARLWLLYLTGCSITFDRGSAQIFQTVATKRARGPSGLPPTRADLYR is encoded by the coding sequence ATGGATGCCACCGAAAGAGCCGCGCGCATCGTTCGAACGGTAATCGAGGCCCTGAAGCCGGGCTTTGCCGTCCGCCTGTGGACCGGAGAACGGATCGGTCCCGCCGAGGGACCGGTGCTTGCCATCAACGATCAGGACATTGTCTGGCAGTTGGCCCGCCGGCCCAATTTCTCGACGCTGCTGGAGATGTGGATTTCCCGGACGATCGACGTCGAGGACGGCTCGCTGTTCGATCTCTACGCCTTGCCTTCGAAGGGAAAGCTGAGGTTGAAGGCATTGCCGAAGCTGGCGATCCTGCGCGACCTGCCCGCGGTCCTGTTCTCGCGACGGCAAATGACGAAACGGGCCGACCTGACCGGCCGCAATCCCTTCGTCAGCGGTTCCAACAAGCAGGCGATCGAACACCACTACGATATTTCGAACGCATTCTACCGGCTCTTCCTCGACGAGCGCATGGTCTACACCTGCGCCTATTTCACCGATTTCGCCAATGGGATCGATCAGGCACAGAAGGACAAGCTCGACCATATCTGCCGCAAGCTCCGGCTGAAGCCGGGCGACCGTCTGCTCGACATCGGATGCGGCTGGGGGGCGATGCTGATCCATGCCGCGAAGCACTATGGCGCCATCGGCCATGGTGTCTCGCTGTCCGAGGAACAGACCCGGCTGGCGCGCGAACGCATCCGCGCAGAAGGGCTGGAGGACAAGATCACCATCGACATCAAGTCCTATACCGAACTCGACGGCAGCTATGACAAGATATCGTCGATCGGCATGTTCGAGGCCGTCGGTCTCGCCAACCACGCAACTTACTTCTCGACCGTCCATCGGCTGTTGAAGCCGGGCGGCATCTACCTGCACCACGCCATCACACGCCGCGGCAAGGGCGGAACGCGGAAGACGCTGCGCAAGGGCGCGGAATACAAGGCGCTGATCAAATACATTTTCCCGGGCGGCGAGGTCGACACGATCGGCATGACAACAGGCAATCTCGAGGCGCACGGCTTTCTCGTCGCCGATGTCGAGAATCTGCGTGAGCACTATGCCCGCACCTGCAGGCTGTGGGCCGAGCGCCTGCATGCCCGTTTCGACGAAGCGATCGCCGAGGTCGGCGAGCCCAAGGCGCGGCTATGGCTGCTTTACCTGACCGGCTGTTCGATCACCTTCGATCGCGGCTCGGCGCAGATATTCCAGACCGTCGCCACCAAGCGCGCGCGGGGGCCGAGCGGCCTGCCGCCGACGCGGGCGGATCTGTATCGGTAG